The region TTTAGTTTTTTCATTGTCAATAAAATACAAAGTCCAGCTAATACTGGGCTTTTTTATTCGCCTTTAATTCTGTTAAAAAACAAACTCCAAGATGTTTCATCTGGAAAATCTGGTGCAAAAGGTTTGATATTCCATCGTGGACCATCCATATACAATTGAAACTTAAACACAGACGTCTTTGCATCATTTGGATCTAAAAAAGGATAACGTAAATCTGTATATTCAATGTCATCAGTGTTTTCGATAGGTTTTAAGTTAAAATAATCATTACTAAACCATCGCAATAGTCTAATATCTCTGTTTTCAATATTTATTAGGTCATGCTGTTTTTCTATGACATTCCAATTAGAAAACTCTGGATTTGTATCTAAAATCGAATAAAATCCAGCATAATACGCGTCTTCCCCTTCTGCAATTCCGTACCACAATACATTATTAAAAATCGTTGGTTGCGACTGAAACCGAGTATAGTTAAATCCCTTTTCAGCTATCGATTGCTTAAAAATGGTATTAACATACAGTTTATTAATACAGGTTAATAACAAATACAAGCTACTTATGTAAATGCCGATTTTGGTCCATGTGAGGCGTTTGGGATTCTGCCTTTTAAAAAACATAACCACAATTAAACAAATCAAAAATGGTAATGTGTATAAAGGATCTACTACAGATATGGTATTAAAACCGACACGATAATCACTAAAAGGTGTGAATAATTGTGTCCCATAAGGTGTAAAACTATCTAAAATAGGATGTGTGAAAATGGATAGAAAAAACAGCAGCATCCAATCTTTTGGAGTGGTTGTAAATTCTCGTTTTCCACGATTATACAACCAGTGGACAACGTAACCTATTAGAGGCGCGACTACAATCGCAAATACAAACGAATGCATAAACCCTCTGTGGAAAGCATTGATATCAATTTCGTTATTAAAAATTAGACGTCCAATAAAGACATCTAAGTCTGGAATGGTACCTCCAATTGCTCCAAAAAGCAAGGCTTTATTACCAATTTTTTTGCCAAGTACAACTTCTCCGCAAGCTGCTCCTAAAACGATTTGAGTTAATGAATCCATATAAAACGCTAAAGTACAGTAATGAAATCAATTTGCATAACATCTAGTAAAATCGTAACATTACATCTCTTAAAAAACTAACTTAGATGCAAGACGATAATCTTTCCGAATTTAAAGCAAAAGACCAAAACATAGTTGAAAACAAAGCACTAAACATTTGGGAAGCCTTAATTCCTGTTATCTGTTTAATGGGTTTATTAGCTTATAACATCTTTTTTGTTGAAGGACAGGAGTGGTTAGGAGGTTACACCAATCAGATTATTTTATTAATGGGAGGAGCTATTGCAGCAGGTGTTGGATTTTTTAATAAAGTGTCCTTATCAGTAATGATTAAGGAGATTTGGGAAAATCTAAGAAGCGTCTTTGTCCCTATTGTGATATTATTTTTAGTGGGTGCATTAGCTGGAACTTGGTTGGTAAGCGGTATTATTCCTGCAATGGTTTATTATGGGTTACAAGTTTTAAGTCCAGAGATATTTTTACCAGCTTCAGTTATTATTGCTGCTATTATTTCTATAGCTACAGGAAGTAGTTGGACTACATCTGCTACGGTTGGTATCGCATTAATTGGTATTGGTAGTGCATTAGGCATCAATCCAGGAATGATTGCTGGTGCTGTAATCTCTGGTGCTTATTTTGGAGATAAAATGTCGCCTTTAAGTGATACTACAAACTTGGCTCCTGCTATGGCTGGAACAGATTTATTTACGCATATTCGTTATATGACCTTTACTACTGTACCTACAATAATTATTACACTAATTGTTTTTACTATTATAAGTATGAATATTGATACTACAGGTAGTGCAGACATTAGCGGATTGTTAGCCAGTATAAAAAATACCTTTAATATTACTCCGTTGTTGTTTATTGTTCCAGGAGTAGTTATTGGATTAATTCTTTTAAAAACAAAACCATTACTAGCTTTATTAACTGGAGTGGTATTAGCAGCGATTTTTGCCTTTATTTTTCAACCAGAGGTTTTAGAAAGTTTAAACGCATCAAAATTTGGAGCTGTAACAAATGCTGTTTTAACAGATACCAACATAGCTACCGATAATGAGAAACTAAACAAATTATTCAGTTCTGGAGGTATGAACGGAATGCTTTGGACCATTTATTTAATTTGTTGTGCTATGGTCTTTGGCGGTATTATGGATGCAATTGGTGCCTTATCCAGAATTACAAATGCTTTACTATCTGTTGCAACCACTGTTTTTGGTTTATTTGCAAGTACAGTTATAAGCTGTTTGGGCTTAAACGCTATAGCGTCAGACCAATACTTAGCATTGGTTATTCCTGGGAAGATGTTTAAAAAAGCGTATGAAGATAAAGGTTTAGCACCAGAAAACTTAAGTCGTACGTTAGAGGACTCTGGTACTGTAACCTCTGTTTTAATTCCTTGGAACACTTGTGGTGCTTACCAAAGTGGTGTTTTAGGTGTTGGTGTTGCCGAGTATTTTGTCTATGCCATTTTTAATTGGCTAAGTCCATTTACTACCTTGTTATTTGCAGCTTTAAATATTAAAATCAGACAGATTACTTCAAAATAATAGGTAACGCACTCATTGTCAATAGCTATCATTTTTATTGATTTTACGATAAAGATTTCACATTTTTTTAATGTTCAAAATCGGGATACTACACTATCTTTGTGCCTTGAAAAAATAAATCTTTAATTATAAAATTTACAATACAATGACATTAGTAGGAAAAAAATTCCCTAACCTAAACGTTACTGCAACTGACAAAACTGGTCAAAATCAAACGATTAACATTTTAGAAGAAGCACAAAAAAACAATAAAAAAGTGATCTTATTCTGGTACCCAAAAGACTTTACTTTTGTTTGCCCAACAGAATTATATGCTTTTGAAGCTGCTGTAGCAGCATTTGAAAAACGTAATACTATTGTTATTGGTGCGTCTTGTGATACGCCAGAGGTACACTTTGCATGGTTAAACACACCAAAAAACCAAGGAGGCATCCAAGGTGTTAGCTACAAATTAATTGCAGATAGTAACCGTAATTTAGCCTCTACATTAGGTATTTTAGATATTACTAATGAGACTTACAACGAAGAAACTGGTGTAGTAACCGTTGAAGGTGATAACGTAACCTACAGAGCGACCTATTTAATTGACGAAGAAGGCACTGTATTTCATGAAGGCGTAAACCATATGCCTGTTGGAAGAAACGTCTCAGAATTTTTACGTTTAATAGATGCTTATGCACACGTACAAGAAAACGGAGAGGTATGTCCTGCAAACTGGCAAGAAGGTGATACAGCCATGACAGCAAACAGAGATGGTGTTGCCGAGTATTTAGCTGCACACGTTAACTAATACACACACTGTTAATAACTATAAAAACCACTTTGCGACAGCAAGGTGGTTTTTTTGTTTGAAAATTTTATCTTTACGTGATAAGGACAACTAAAAAGATTTTTATCTCGATTTATTTATGGGATATAGATAGTAAAAGTTGTTATGTAACTAGTTGGCAACAATATGAAAAATGAACATTGACGAGAAAACTATAATCAAATATTTTGATATTATAATCAAAGAGCTTGATGATGTATCTTTTTTCAGTGTAAACAACATTCTTATTGACAATAAGCATCTTAAAATCGACACTAAAGAGGAAAGAGAATACCTTTTTGAATTAACCAACAAAATTAAAACCTTAGGAATTTCAAGAGGCTATTTCCAAAAAAATGGTGAAAACGGATGGCTGGAATTGACTGTAAAAGGTATAGAATTAAAAGACTCTAAAAAAGGATTTCTCAAATTTATAAAAGATTCAAAAACTAAATCGGAATCAACATTCGATAAAATTATTTTCTATTTTAAAAACAACAGAATAATAGCCGTACTTCTTTTTGTTGTTTTCGTGATATTTATTGGATCTAAAGCCTTCAATGAATTTTCAAAAGCAAAAGAAAACATAGAGAAAATAAATGGTTCTTCTGACAAATCTAGCGTTGAAAGTGATTATAAAAACGAGACTATAAAAGATACTGTAGAATTATTGAGTCCAAAGATTGTTGATAGCTTAGAATTACCATATTTAAAAAACACACCAATTTTAGATAAAGGTATATTTTTTAGTTATTCCTATAATAATTTACTAATTGGCGGTGCAAATATTGACTCTATTAAAATTAATGCTAGAACATATGACGGACAAAAATTGAAGTTTAGAAAGTACGATGAGAAATTAGAATTTGATATAACGGAACAGCCATACATAGAATTGGAATATAAAGAAACTATTTATTCTTTTGAAATAATCGGAAAACATTACTCTTTTGATTGTATTATAACAAAAGATATAGTCCCTACACTGAACCTAATTGAAGTTAATTAATTGTGTATCTGATTTATTAAAAATACTGTTGACAACAATGTATATAATTCATGCTTTACTTCTACTTCAATTTAAAATCTTATATTTAAACAACTGATTTGCTACATCTGAAAATCCTACGGATTCTCAGCCGCACAAATCATACACAATCACGTTGGCAGTCATTTAAAACCAATCTAAAGAACAAAAAACAGATATGAACGATTTATTTATTTCGATCGAATACAACAATCGAGAATTTGATGGAATTGAGGATTTTAAATCAAGTTTATCTGAAAACTACCATCATCAAATTAGACCTAAATGGATTCCTGCTTGTTCTGAAGGTGCAGAATTTTGGATAACCGTTTTTGTGAATACAGGAATTGCGGACTTTATTAAAGGCGCTATTGCTGGTGGATTAGTTTGGGATTTAATAAAATTTGGAGGAAAAAAATATGTTTTTACACCACTTTATAAAGCTTTAGAAAAACTGAATAAAGACAATTCAAAAAATTGGGGCGGACTGAAAGTGTTGAAATATAAACTTCAATTTGATGATTGTGTAATACAAATTGGAGGAGTCAATAAAAACTTCACATCCATTTTCTCTACTGTATTCAATGAAATAGCGAAGAGAAAACCTGAATTTGAAAATGAAATCGGACAGGAAGTAATTAAAATCGAATTGCCAATAGAATTTATGGAACATTTTGAAAATGTGAACGAACAATTTTCGCTTGATATTTATAACGAAGACTATTCTATAAAAGCTTTCAAAAATTTATGGAGAGTAACTTTTTCAACTGAATTTCCGATTATGATTTACAGCTTTACCGAAAAGAAATTATTTGAACCAAAAGAAATGTCAGACAAATTAAAAACGCCTACCAATAATGTATAACCGAAATGAATAAAAGAAATATTTTTGATGCTATTGAAAAATCTAGCAATAAAATTTTTGGCGGAAAAGACGGTCTTATAAAAAGAATAAAGTCAGCTAAAAATTATGTAGCTAATGATAATTTTACCGAATGGGCATTTTCGAAATTAGTGGCAACTGAAAATTTTAATATTAATTCTGGCTCATCATCTAAACCCTTTTTCTACACTCATAACTTTGTAAACGTTTTAGAGATTAATGACAAAAAATTTAAGAATGAAGTTATCGAAAAATTTTTAAAATGGTCTGACAAAGTTGAATATATTGATATTAGAAAAAAATTTGATACTGACCAAAAAGACAAAAAACGATTTGAACTTTTAGTACATACAGATTTGGTTCCAGAAAAAATCAAAAAGAAACAAAATTTTTCAGCTAATAATCAAAATGAATTCTTGGAAGGTTTTAAAAGAGAAATCAAAACTGAGAATAGTTATCGAAGTCAAAAATTAGTCAAGTTGGCAAAAGAAAAATACGGAACCGAATGTATAGTTTGTGGATTTAGTTTCGAACATAAATATGGTCAACACGGAAAGGATTTTATAGAAATACATCATTTATTACCAATAGAAAACGGTATACGAAAATCGACAATCGAAGATGTAGCACCAGTTTGTTCAAATTGTCATCGAATGTTACATAAAGGAAAAATAATGCTTTCAATTGAATACCTGAAAGAAATTATAGAACGAGAAAAAGCCAGCAGGCAACACCGTATTTAATTTATTGTCATTTCTATACTACTACTAAAATCCTTACGGATTTTCTATTTGGTTTTTATTTGTTAAGTTAGTTGATTAATCACGCTACAAAACATATACAAACAAATTGCTGAATTAAAGTCTAACAATTTTTTTATAAATTTAAACTGAATTTAAAACGAATAAATTATGATAGAAATCGGGCAAGGAGGAGCTGGGAGAGTTTTTAGAATTAATGAAACAACTGTGGAAAAAACAGTAAAATTAACTAAAACACCCACTATTGAAACAAAAGAATTTATAAAAAATAATATCATTAATATTTTCAACAACTCAATTTATAATGTTAAATCCATTCGATTTTTTGAAAAAAACGCAATAATTAGTTGGGATTATATTTCAGGAATAACTCTTGAGAGTTATATTAATCAAGGGTTTAAATTAAATACTTACCAAATAGATTCAATATATAAAGCTCTTGAACATCTAACTTCAATAAACGTAAATCACGGAGATATTTCGGCTTCGAATATTTTGATTACAGATAAAAAAGAAATTAAATTAATTGATTTTAGATTATTAGACTCTAACAACGAAGACATAACATCATATACAAATATTGATGTTAATACAATCACCAGAGCTAATATTACCCGTAGAAATGTTACGCGTAGGAATATTACTCGAGGTGTAAAAGCAGAAAGTTTTATTACAAGAAGGAATATAACTCGTGGACAAGTTACTAGAGCCAATTTTAGTTTCATCAACATTAATGATTTAAATTCTTTTGAGAATTTAAAAATTAAACTTGCCATTTAAAAATTATGAGTGATTCTAATGAAGAAAGTATACATATTTCTAAAGATGGAGTTAAACTTTCTTATTACAGATATGTGTCAGAAAGTACTCCTGGTTTTCTTTTTGTTTTAATCTCAATTGTATATTTGAAATTAGCTCAATTTGGAATAGTCTCTTCTGAATTAACAAACATCTTTCTTAAAATAAAATTAAGTGAAGATTTTAAAATCGTGTTAATCTTTATTTTATTTATAATAGCAATGCCAATTGGTGGACTTATATCAGCAATTAGTTATTATTTTTTCGGCTGGATTGAAGTTTTACTTCTTAAAATTATCGTTAGGTTTAATTTGTTTTTGACAATACTGCCTAAACGAGCATATGATTACAATAAAATAAAAAACAATTATGATTTAAATTCAAATAATTTTCTAAATAAAGGCTATAAAATCCAAAGAAAGAATGAGGTTTTAAACAATAAAATAAGTAAAATTGGAATAAAAGCCAATAGAACTTTTGCTAGGAATCTGATTTTTGTTTTTGTATACTTTTTTCTTTTACTATCAATTAACCTTTCAGGACTTAATTTACTATTATCTAGTATCCTAATTTTATTAATAGTTGTTTTTTTAGGCTTAATATGTGCATTAGAATTATTTGTAAGCCATCTGAATATTTTTTTAGCCGATTATAATTCTAATAAATAAATACTACACACAAAATCCACATACTACAAATTAAAAAGAGACCCTACTTAAAAATAGGGTCTCTTTAGTTATATTATAATGTATTATCTACTTTAAATCAAAGCGGTCTGCATTCATCACTTTGGTCCATGCAGCCACAAAGTCTTTTACAAACTTGTCGTTACCATCATTGGCACCATAGACTTCTGCTATTGCTCTAAGCTCTGTATTAGATCCAAAAATTAAGTCTGCTCGTGTTCCAGAAAACTTCATAGCATTTGTTCTACGATCGCGACCAATAAATTCTTTTTCTTCTGGTGTTACAGCTTTCCAAGTAATTGCAAAATCTAACAAATTGGTAAAGAAATCGTTAGTTAAATGCTCAACATTATCTGTAAATACACCATGTTTAGACCCATCATAATTTGCACCTAACACTCTAAGTCCACCTACTAAAACTGTCATTTCTGGAATGGATAATCCCATTAAATTGGCTCTATCGACTAGTAAATCTTCAGCTTTAACGTTTAGATTAGATTTAATATAGTTTCTAAACCCATCTGCTAACGGTTCTAAGTATCCAAACGATTCTAAATCGGTTTGTTCTTGTGTGGCATCACCACGACCTTGAGCAAACGGTACAGAAATGTTGTGACCTGCATTTTTAGCTGCTTCTTCGATTCCTGCATTTCCTCCTAAAACAATTAAATCTGCAATAGAGACATCTCCACTAAAATCGTTTTGTATAGCTTCGTAAGTCTTTAACACTTTATCTAATTCTGCTGGATTGTTCACTTCCCAACTACGTTGTGGCTCTAAACGTAAACGTGCTCCATTAGCACCACCACGTTTATCAGAGTTTCTAAACGTAGAGGCAGATGCCCAAGCAGTAGTCACTAATTGAGAGATGCTTAACCCTGAAGCTAAAATCATTTTTTTAAGCAACGTAATATCTGCATCACTTAAGGTATAATCTACCGTTGGAATTGGGTCTTGCCATAATAATTCTTCTTTTGGAACTTCTGGACCTAAATATCTGTGTATTGGTCCCATATCACGATGCGTTAATTTGTACCACGCTCTAGCAAATGCATCTTCAAATGCTTTATGGTCTTTATGGAATCGCTCTGAAATCTCTCTATAGGTTGGATCCATTTTTAAAGCCATATCTGCAGTAGACATCATTAGCGCTTGCATACCCTTTCCTCCTGCTGCAGGAGCTTGAGGCGCATTTGAAGCTGCTGTTGGTGTCCATTGGTGTGCACCAGCTGGACTTTTAGTTAATTCCCATTCGTTATTTAATAACACATCAAAATACTCGTTATCCCAACGTGTTGGATGTGGTGTCCATGCACCTTCCAATCCACTAGTAATGGTATCATCTAACACACCAGAGTTAAAGTTGTTTCTCCAACCTGTGCTCATTTCTTCCATAGTAGCACCATGTGGTTCTGGACCAACATGCTTATCTGGATCTGCAGCACCATGTGCTTTACCAAAAGTATGTCCACCAGCCACTAAGGCTACCGTTTCTTCATCGTTCATAGCCATACGACCAAAGGTAATTTTTATATCGTGAGCCGATTTTAATGGGTCTGGTTCTCCGTTTGGACCTTCTGGATTCACATAGATTAATCCCATGTGTACAGCACCTAAATGACCTTCTAAATCGCCATCACTAGTATCATAACGC is a window of Olleya sp. YS DNA encoding:
- a CDS encoding metal-dependent hydrolase; this encodes MDSLTQIVLGAACGEVVLGKKIGNKALLFGAIGGTIPDLDVFIGRLIFNNEIDINAFHRGFMHSFVFAIVVAPLIGYVVHWLYNRGKREFTTTPKDWMLLFFLSIFTHPILDSFTPYGTQLFTPFSDYRVGFNTISVVDPLYTLPFLICLIVVMFFKRQNPKRLTWTKIGIYISSLYLLLTCINKLYVNTIFKQSIAEKGFNYTRFQSQPTIFNNVLWYGIAEGEDAYYAGFYSILDTNPEFSNWNVIEKQHDLINIENRDIRLLRWFSNDYFNLKPIENTDDIEYTDLRYPFLDPNDAKTSVFKFQLYMDGPRWNIKPFAPDFPDETSWSLFFNRIKGE
- the nhaC gene encoding Na+/H+ antiporter NhaC; this translates as MQDDNLSEFKAKDQNIVENKALNIWEALIPVICLMGLLAYNIFFVEGQEWLGGYTNQIILLMGGAIAAGVGFFNKVSLSVMIKEIWENLRSVFVPIVILFLVGALAGTWLVSGIIPAMVYYGLQVLSPEIFLPASVIIAAIISIATGSSWTTSATVGIALIGIGSALGINPGMIAGAVISGAYFGDKMSPLSDTTNLAPAMAGTDLFTHIRYMTFTTVPTIIITLIVFTIISMNIDTTGSADISGLLASIKNTFNITPLLFIVPGVVIGLILLKTKPLLALLTGVVLAAIFAFIFQPEVLESLNASKFGAVTNAVLTDTNIATDNEKLNKLFSSGGMNGMLWTIYLICCAMVFGGIMDAIGALSRITNALLSVATTVFGLFASTVISCLGLNAIASDQYLALVIPGKMFKKAYEDKGLAPENLSRTLEDSGTVTSVLIPWNTCGAYQSGVLGVGVAEYFVYAIFNWLSPFTTLLFAALNIKIRQITSK
- a CDS encoding peroxiredoxin, giving the protein MTLVGKKFPNLNVTATDKTGQNQTINILEEAQKNNKKVILFWYPKDFTFVCPTELYAFEAAVAAFEKRNTIVIGASCDTPEVHFAWLNTPKNQGGIQGVSYKLIADSNRNLASTLGILDITNETYNEETGVVTVEGDNVTYRATYLIDEEGTVFHEGVNHMPVGRNVSEFLRLIDAYAHVQENGEVCPANWQEGDTAMTANRDGVAEYLAAHVN
- a CDS encoding HNH endonuclease — translated: MNKRNIFDAIEKSSNKIFGGKDGLIKRIKSAKNYVANDNFTEWAFSKLVATENFNINSGSSSKPFFYTHNFVNVLEINDKKFKNEVIEKFLKWSDKVEYIDIRKKFDTDQKDKKRFELLVHTDLVPEKIKKKQNFSANNQNEFLEGFKREIKTENSYRSQKLVKLAKEKYGTECIVCGFSFEHKYGQHGKDFIEIHHLLPIENGIRKSTIEDVAPVCSNCHRMLHKGKIMLSIEYLKEIIEREKASRQHRI
- a CDS encoding protein kinase — translated: MIEIGQGGAGRVFRINETTVEKTVKLTKTPTIETKEFIKNNIINIFNNSIYNVKSIRFFEKNAIISWDYISGITLESYINQGFKLNTYQIDSIYKALEHLTSINVNHGDISASNILITDKKEIKLIDFRLLDSNNEDITSYTNIDVNTITRANITRRNVTRRNITRGVKAESFITRRNITRGQVTRANFSFININDLNSFENLKIKLAI
- the katG gene encoding catalase/peroxidase HPI, which codes for MENKNHSDNGNVWDINDSSAAKCPFLSGDQKWTAGGGTNNRDWWPNELKLNILRQNGTSSNPMDKDFDYAKAFESVNYAELKQDVIDLMTDSQDWWPADYGHYGPFMIRMAWHSAGTYRVGDGRGGACSGSQRFAPLNSWPDNGNLDKARLLLWPIKKKYGKKVSWADLMILAGNCALESMGFKTFGFAGGREDTWEPEQDIYWGSETGWLDNDERYDTSDGDLEGHLGAVHMGLIYVNPEGPNGEPDPLKSAHDIKITFGRMAMNDEETVALVAGGHTFGKAHGAADPDKHVGPEPHGATMEEMSTGWRNNFNSGVLDDTITSGLEGAWTPHPTRWDNEYFDVLLNNEWELTKSPAGAHQWTPTAASNAPQAPAAGGKGMQALMMSTADMALKMDPTYREISERFHKDHKAFEDAFARAWYKLTHRDMGPIHRYLGPEVPKEELLWQDPIPTVDYTLSDADITLLKKMILASGLSISQLVTTAWASASTFRNSDKRGGANGARLRLEPQRSWEVNNPAELDKVLKTYEAIQNDFSGDVSIADLIVLGGNAGIEEAAKNAGHNISVPFAQGRGDATQEQTDLESFGYLEPLADGFRNYIKSNLNVKAEDLLVDRANLMGLSIPEMTVLVGGLRVLGANYDGSKHGVFTDNVEHLTNDFFTNLLDFAITWKAVTPEEKEFIGRDRRTNAMKFSGTRADLIFGSNTELRAIAEVYGANDGNDKFVKDFVAAWTKVMNADRFDLK